In Pseudoalteromonas sp. MM1, a single window of DNA contains:
- a CDS encoding toxin co-regulated pilus biosynthesis Q family protein: MWFWVKHLILAVALILLATYVLVGTGPLFDIKESKNAAAEGLSRFYSSIRNQVKSDRERDKFVLQLKKPEQTLDRVLAERGRAVEPMPASWTGTNEPRRFENGSTLKDVLDQYAKNEGIQLYWYLSKDYVVKDHFRVDSNFTSALYQVGRAINDDFENEVYTFFCSRQRAAVITELPSEFVRSNCLKLKT; encoded by the coding sequence ATGTGGTTTTGGGTTAAGCATTTAATACTAGCAGTTGCATTAATCTTACTAGCTACCTATGTGTTAGTTGGTACGGGTCCATTGTTTGATATAAAAGAGAGCAAAAACGCAGCTGCCGAGGGGCTTTCTCGCTTTTACTCCTCTATCCGTAACCAAGTTAAATCCGATAGGGAGCGCGATAAGTTTGTACTACAACTTAAAAAGCCCGAGCAAACGCTTGATCGTGTTTTAGCAGAGCGCGGCAGGGCCGTTGAACCTATGCCTGCTAGCTGGACAGGAACAAATGAACCTAGACGCTTTGAAAATGGCTCTACATTAAAAGACGTACTAGACCAATACGCCAAAAACGAAGGCATTCAGTTATATTGGTATTTGAGTAAAGACTACGTGGTAAAAGATCATTTTAGGGTTGATAGCAACTTTACCTCAGCGCTTTATCAAGTTGGCCGCGCCATTAATGATGACTTTGAAAATGAAGTTTATACTTTCTTTTGCTCTAGGCAGCGCGCTGCGGTGATCACAGAGCTACCTTCTGAATTTGTACGCAGTAATTGTTTAAAGCTAAAAACATAA
- the lpxL gene encoding LpxL/LpxP family Kdo(2)-lipid IV(A) lauroyl/palmitoleoyl acyltransferase has protein sequence MVTSSPFKASFLGPRYWLTWIGVFFLYLISWLPQKLQLSLGKLLGRLVHKFMKRRRHIAEVNIKLCFPDMSEAEQQQLVLKNMENTGIAMVETGMAWWWPQWRVKKAYGSIKGLEHFERVQAQGKGVLLLVPHILHLEMASRVMGTKCQGLGFYRPHNNALMEYFTTNGRLRSNEYLIGRKDVKGLLKSLKNKKVCYYLPDQDYGRNRCEFVPFYAVPDTATTTGTLLFAASKHCETMSLISRRDEHGKYHLEIVPELDNFPSGDDKADVTRVNQRVEQSINAAPEQYMWLHRRFKTRPDKNTPSFYKK, from the coding sequence GTGGTCACCTCATCTCCTTTTAAAGCCTCGTTTTTAGGCCCCCGTTATTGGCTAACCTGGATTGGCGTTTTCTTTTTGTATTTGATTTCGTGGTTGCCACAAAAACTTCAGCTTAGCTTAGGTAAATTATTAGGACGCTTAGTACATAAATTTATGAAACGTCGTCGCCACATTGCCGAGGTTAATATAAAGCTGTGTTTTCCTGATATGAGCGAAGCCGAACAACAACAGCTTGTGCTAAAAAATATGGAAAACACCGGTATTGCCATGGTTGAAACGGGCATGGCTTGGTGGTGGCCGCAGTGGCGCGTTAAAAAAGCGTATGGCTCTATTAAAGGGTTAGAGCACTTTGAGCGCGTGCAGGCTCAAGGTAAAGGCGTACTGCTATTGGTGCCGCATATTTTGCATTTAGAAATGGCGAGTCGTGTTATGGGCACCAAATGCCAAGGGCTTGGGTTTTACCGCCCACACAACAATGCACTCATGGAATACTTTACAACCAATGGCCGCCTTCGCTCTAACGAATACCTAATTGGACGAAAAGACGTAAAAGGCTTGTTAAAGTCGCTTAAAAACAAAAAGGTGTGTTATTACCTACCCGACCAAGACTACGGCCGTAACCGCTGTGAATTTGTGCCTTTTTACGCTGTGCCAGATACAGCCACCACCACAGGCACACTACTTTTTGCAGCAAGTAAACACTGCGAAACCATGAGTCTAATTAGTCGCCGAGATGAGCACGGTAAATACCACCTAGAAATAGTACCTGAGCTTGACAATTTTCCAAGCGGTGATGATAAAGCCGATGTAACACGTGTAAATCAGCGCGTTGAGCAATCAATTAACGCAGCCCCTGAGCAGTACATGTGGCTGCACCGCCGTTTTAAAACACGCCCCGATAAAAATACCCCTTCTTTTTATAAAAAGTAG
- the tolC gene encoding outer membrane channel protein TolC, with the protein MKKNILAALVSLSCALGTTTASAEDLMQVFEIATANDPTVLKAKAQADAQSYESDLAMSALLPQIGVSMGYEKSDSTSFQSVGNLADQVKINSDTDQFTRGVSLSQTLFDLGAWNTLDIAEKQALQANAQYDNAKQNLIVRVAEGYFNVLSAIDNLEFVQAEKRAIERQLEQTKQRYAVGLTAITDVHEAQAQYDNSVAQEIIATNAVETAREQLREITGKYHAKLDFLNTETFSTVKPVKKSTDFVKVAENNNISLQVSKVTVDIAKDQITLAKAGHYPKLTLDASYGDSLTDQNINGLSFNDQPRADSTSVAVNLSVPLYTGGATVAATKQARAFYVSASQDYETNYRAVTRTVITSYNQVVSDIATYKALEQAVVSAQSALKATEAGFEVGTRTIVDVLVSTQNLYDAKRNLADVRYRYVLSTLRLKQAAGTLTSADLLGINQGLKKA; encoded by the coding sequence ATGAAAAAGAACATCCTTGCAGCGCTCGTTAGTTTATCGTGCGCATTAGGCACAACCACAGCAAGTGCTGAAGATTTAATGCAAGTTTTTGAAATTGCTACTGCCAACGATCCCACTGTTTTAAAAGCAAAAGCGCAAGCAGATGCGCAATCTTACGAAAGCGATTTAGCCATGAGTGCATTACTGCCGCAAATTGGCGTAAGCATGGGCTATGAAAAAAGCGATTCTACCTCTTTTCAGAGCGTTGGTAATTTAGCTGACCAAGTTAAAATAAATAGCGATACCGACCAATTCACGCGTGGTGTGAGTTTAAGCCAAACCTTATTCGACTTAGGCGCATGGAATACGCTTGATATTGCCGAAAAACAAGCACTGCAAGCCAATGCGCAATACGACAACGCAAAACAAAACTTAATTGTGCGTGTTGCTGAAGGCTATTTTAACGTATTAAGTGCAATTGATAACCTTGAATTTGTACAAGCCGAAAAACGTGCCATTGAACGTCAGCTAGAGCAAACAAAACAGCGCTATGCCGTTGGCCTTACAGCAATTACAGACGTGCATGAGGCGCAAGCACAATACGATAACTCTGTAGCACAAGAAATTATTGCCACCAATGCCGTAGAAACCGCTCGCGAGCAACTGCGTGAAATAACCGGTAAATACCACGCTAAGCTTGATTTTTTAAACACCGAAACATTTTCAACAGTAAAACCTGTTAAAAAATCGACTGACTTTGTAAAAGTGGCTGAAAACAATAACATCAGCTTACAAGTATCAAAGGTAACGGTTGATATTGCAAAAGACCAAATTACACTGGCTAAAGCGGGTCACTACCCAAAACTGACACTTGATGCCAGCTACGGTGACTCTTTAACTGACCAAAATATAAATGGTTTAAGCTTTAACGACCAACCACGCGCCGATTCAACCTCGGTTGCCGTTAATTTAAGCGTACCACTGTACACAGGGGGCGCAACCGTTGCTGCAACTAAGCAAGCCCGTGCGTTTTATGTTTCAGCCAGTCAAGATTACGAAACAAATTACCGCGCCGTAACACGCACCGTTATTACCTCATACAATCAAGTTGTATCAGATATTGCGACCTACAAAGCACTTGAACAAGCCGTGGTATCAGCACAAAGTGCACTTAAAGCAACAGAAGCGGGTTTTGAAGTAGGCACCCGTACAATTGTTGATGTACTTGTAAGCACGCAAAACTTGTATGATGCTAAGCGTAACCTAGCTGATGTACGCTATCGTTACGTATTATCTACGCTTCGCTTAAAGCAAGCTGCAGGTACACTAACAAGTGCCGATTTACTGGGTATTAACCAAGGCTTAAAAAAAGCCTAA
- a CDS encoding NUDIX domain-containing protein, with product MADKSLVQFTHKDVSLKAVKSLYNGFFKVDMYEFEHSLFNGGTSQLIKREILERGDAIAVLPYDVATQSVLLIEQIRIGAINSRHSPWLLECIAGMTDGSTDYEGVVKKEAYEEAGLELTELEFMLSYLSSPGGTTERLHLYLARADLSQVQSGVYGLESEGEDIKTHILTLDDALARLNNGEIDNAATVICLQWLALNREKISSKWT from the coding sequence ATGGCAGATAAAAGCTTGGTGCAATTTACACATAAAGATGTGAGCTTAAAAGCAGTTAAAAGTCTGTATAATGGTTTTTTTAAAGTGGATATGTATGAGTTTGAGCATAGCCTGTTTAATGGTGGTACATCGCAGCTTATAAAGCGCGAAATACTAGAGCGGGGCGATGCGATTGCTGTTCTACCTTATGATGTAGCTACGCAAAGTGTACTTTTAATAGAGCAAATACGTATTGGCGCTATTAACAGCAGACACTCGCCCTGGCTGCTAGAATGTATTGCTGGTATGACCGATGGCAGTACTGATTACGAAGGGGTGGTAAAAAAAGAAGCCTATGAAGAGGCAGGGCTTGAGCTTACAGAGCTTGAATTTATGCTCTCTTACCTTTCAAGTCCTGGTGGTACAACTGAGCGCTTACATTTATACCTAGCGCGGGCAGATTTAAGCCAAGTACAAAGTGGTGTTTACGGCCTTGAAAGCGAAGGTGAAGATATTAAAACCCATATTTTAACCCTTGATGATGCGCTTGCGCGCCTCAATAACGGTGAAATAGATAACGCGGCAACGGTAATATGTTTGCAGTGGTTGGCGTTAAATCGAGAAAAAATAAGCAGTAAGTGGACATAA
- a CDS encoding DUF1249 domain-containing protein, which yields MTALLATQRYIQSLPKYMTLCEHNYVRLSKLLPKERSANSVREIKLGHSEFAIIIDDSAKYTLDVSIKQLTGMVKGVSPLYLTVRLYQDAKVAEIIHHDYHQRIKPSYGYPNPKMHQKDEKYQLNAFLYDWLVACVEHGRAVLNWDVNNGLV from the coding sequence TTGACAGCACTTTTAGCAACCCAACGATATATTCAGAGCCTCCCAAAGTATATGACACTTTGCGAGCATAATTACGTACGTCTTTCAAAACTATTACCTAAAGAGCGCAGCGCAAATAGCGTACGTGAAATTAAATTAGGTCATAGTGAATTTGCCATTATCATTGACGATAGTGCTAAGTACACACTGGATGTTTCTATTAAGCAGCTAACAGGGATGGTTAAAGGCGTTTCTCCTTTGTATTTAACAGTCAGGCTTTATCAAGATGCAAAAGTGGCTGAGATTATTCACCATGACTACCATCAACGTATAAAACCATCGTATGGTTATCCAAACCCTAAAATGCACCAAAAAGATGAAAAATATCAACTTAACGCATTTTTATATGACTGGTTAGTAGCCTGCGTAGAGCATGGCCGAGCAGTACTAAATTGGGATGTAAATAATGGCTTGGTTTGA
- a CDS encoding metallophosphoesterase, with protein MAWFDEKYHFNASSLRVAHITDSHLFANPNAEYFNVNTAAHFAQALAHMATQSLDAVIFGGDLTQDHSFESYLLFAELVNNADLTCPVFWVPGNHDEIAMLNRISGGQIVSAKHIIAQGFELLLINSKGPTPAGWVSCEHLNEITHCLAISQSQQVVFCHHNPLAINGYLDKHMLENGPQLLNVLVNSGNVAGVFHGHVHNQYTQSFRELSIYATPASSVQFTKHSSQWHQENHGPAYRMLYLTTQDNALTVKTDVVWLNA; from the coding sequence ATGGCTTGGTTTGATGAGAAATATCACTTTAATGCCTCATCGCTACGAGTAGCGCACATAACCGATAGCCATTTATTTGCAAACCCTAACGCAGAGTACTTTAACGTAAATACCGCCGCGCATTTTGCCCAAGCATTAGCGCACATGGCCACGCAGTCATTAGACGCGGTTATATTTGGTGGTGACTTAACACAAGATCATAGCTTTGAGTCGTATTTATTATTTGCCGAATTGGTCAACAATGCTGATTTAACCTGTCCGGTATTTTGGGTACCAGGCAATCATGATGAAATTGCCATGCTAAATCGCATCAGTGGTGGGCAAATAGTGTCAGCTAAGCACATTATTGCACAAGGATTTGAGCTGTTACTCATAAACTCAAAAGGGCCTACACCTGCAGGGTGGGTGTCTTGCGAGCACTTAAATGAAATTACCCACTGTTTAGCAATTTCGCAATCGCAGCAAGTGGTATTTTGTCATCACAATCCGCTTGCTATAAATGGCTACCTTGATAAACATATGCTTGAAAACGGCCCGCAATTATTAAACGTACTTGTTAATAGTGGCAATGTTGCAGGGGTATTTCATGGCCATGTGCATAATCAATATACGCAATCATTTAGAGAGCTGAGTATTTATGCAACGCCCGCCAGTTCAGTGCAATTTACAAAACATAGCTCGCAATGGCACCAAGAAAACCATGGCCCCGCTTATCGCATGTTGTATTTAACTACCCAGGACAATGCTTTAACAGTTAAAACGGATGTTGTATGGTTAAACGCGTAA
- a CDS encoding YqiA/YcfP family alpha/beta fold hydrolase, with protein sequence MVKRVIYIHGFNSSEKSYKAVRFGELMANYDVDYCVPRLNHEPLQAILQLEHLLTPDTALLGSSLGGFYATYLSQRYNLRAALINPAVAPFNLLAPLIGHNYNPYQDYHYELNTSHMDALKALYVPKLTSPELLYLLQQTGDEVLNYQHAVNYFSQCKQLVEFGGDHSFVGFERTLDSIVEFLKLPKTN encoded by the coding sequence ATGGTTAAACGCGTAATTTATATTCATGGTTTTAATAGTTCTGAAAAATCATATAAAGCTGTGCGCTTTGGCGAGCTTATGGCAAACTATGACGTTGACTATTGCGTACCGCGTTTAAATCACGAGCCCTTACAAGCTATTTTGCAGCTTGAGCATTTATTAACGCCAGATACCGCGTTACTCGGGAGCTCACTAGGTGGATTTTATGCTACCTATTTGTCGCAGCGTTACAACCTGCGAGCAGCATTAATAAACCCAGCAGTAGCACCATTTAACTTATTAGCGCCGCTTATTGGTCACAATTATAATCCGTACCAAGATTATCATTATGAGTTAAATACCAGCCACATGGATGCATTAAAAGCATTGTATGTGCCTAAATTAACATCGCCCGAACTGCTTTATTTGTTACAGCAAACGGGAGATGAAGTGTTAAATTATCAACACGCAGTAAATTATTTTTCACAATGCAAACAGTTAGTTGAGTTTGGTGGCGATCACAGCTTTGTGGGCTTTGAGCGTACCCTAGATAGTATTGTAGAGTTTCTTAAATTACCTAAAACAAATTAG